One window of Candidatus Nanosynbacter sp. HMT-352 genomic DNA carries:
- a CDS encoding divergent PAP2 family protein, giving the protein MKVLIVPVIAWAISQGLKQVFHLMGRNRRVFSGDTNPKILLSGGMPSAHSAIVVSLAVFLGLQDGWDSSVFGLATWLAIIVMYDAMMVRYSSGMQGETLNKLISEQGSKLKKLRVAHGHTPVEVAAGAAIGMVVAAVVFFATK; this is encoded by the coding sequence GTGAAGGTCTTGATAGTTCCAGTAATCGCATGGGCGATATCTCAAGGGTTGAAGCAAGTGTTTCATCTCATGGGGCGTAATCGTCGAGTATTTAGCGGTGATACAAACCCAAAAATACTTCTATCCGGAGGTATGCCAAGTGCTCATAGTGCGATTGTCGTGTCGTTGGCGGTATTTCTGGGGCTACAAGACGGCTGGGATAGTTCTGTATTTGGACTAGCTACTTGGCTGGCTATTATAGTGATGTATGATGCTATGATGGTCCGTTATTCGTCCGGAATGCAGGGTGAAACGCTTAACAAGTTAATTTCGGAGCAGGGTAGCAAGTTGAAAAAACTTCGCGTTGCTCATGGTCACACCCCTGTAGAAGTGGCAGCTGGGGCGGCTATTGGTATGGTTGTAGCTGCCGTTGTATTTTTCGCAACAAAATAA